The Longimicrobium sp. genome includes a region encoding these proteins:
- the mpl gene encoding UDP-N-acetylmuramate:L-alanyl-gamma-D-glutamyl-meso-diaminopimelate ligase: protein SDQLRALGIAYAEGYGAANLDPAPDMVVVGNAISRGNPELEAVLDRRLRYTSAAVVIKEEFLRDRLPLAVAGTHGKTTTTSLLAWALEAAGLDPSFLVGGVVENFGASFRLTDSPYFVIEADEYDTAYFDKGPKMWHYLPWAAVLNNAEFDHADIYRDEEAYRFAFARFINLVPGSGALVAGWDSPIVRELAPKAFAPVESFAYGGEGRSGGGDHPRWTAEEVAFGAEGTRFTVLRGGERWGAVETPLTGAFNVRNCLAVIAAAEFIGADRDGVREGLRTFRSVKRRMEVRGEARGVTVIDDFAHHPTAVRETIDAVRQRYGTRPVVAIFEPRSYTAQRREFQDAYRRAFGSADQVVMAGLFHPERYTAQTAMNPTELVEAWRGEGKEAWYIADPDEIVAHLAPRLRGGEVVLVMSNGGFGGIHEKLLKALADGG from the coding sequence CTCGACCGCCGCCTCCGCTACACATCTGCGGCGGTCGTCATCAAGGAGGAGTTCCTGCGCGACCGGCTGCCGCTGGCGGTGGCCGGGACCCACGGGAAGACGACCACCACCTCGCTGCTGGCGTGGGCCCTCGAGGCCGCCGGACTCGACCCGTCCTTCCTGGTCGGCGGCGTGGTGGAGAATTTCGGCGCCTCCTTCCGCCTCACCGATTCCCCCTACTTCGTGATCGAGGCCGACGAGTACGACACCGCGTATTTCGACAAGGGCCCGAAGATGTGGCACTACCTGCCCTGGGCGGCGGTGCTGAACAATGCCGAGTTCGACCACGCGGACATCTACCGCGACGAGGAGGCGTACCGCTTCGCCTTCGCGCGCTTCATCAACCTCGTTCCCGGCAGCGGCGCGCTGGTGGCCGGGTGGGACTCGCCGATCGTGCGCGAGCTGGCCCCGAAGGCGTTCGCGCCCGTGGAGAGCTTCGCCTACGGGGGGGAGGGGAGATCGGGCGGGGGCGACCATCCCCGTTGGACCGCGGAGGAGGTGGCGTTCGGCGCGGAAGGGACGCGCTTCACCGTGCTGCGCGGCGGGGAGCGCTGGGGCGCGGTGGAGACGCCGCTGACCGGCGCGTTCAACGTGCGCAACTGCCTGGCGGTGATAGCCGCGGCGGAGTTCATCGGCGCGGACCGCGACGGCGTGCGCGAGGGGCTGCGCACCTTCCGCAGCGTCAAGCGCCGGATGGAGGTGCGCGGCGAAGCGCGCGGGGTGACGGTGATCGACGACTTCGCGCACCACCCCACCGCCGTGCGCGAGACCATCGACGCCGTCCGCCAGCGCTACGGGACCCGGCCGGTGGTGGCGATCTTCGAGCCGCGCAGCTACACGGCGCAGCGCCGCGAATTCCAGGACGCGTACCGCCGCGCGTTCGGCTCGGCCGACCAGGTGGTGATGGCGGGCCTCTTCCACCCCGAGCGCTACACCGCGCAGACGGCGATGAACCCGACGGAGCTGGTGGAGGCGTGGAGAGGGGAGGGGAAGGAGGCGTGGTACATCGCCGACCCGGACGAGATCGTCGCGCACCTGGCGCCGCGGCTGCGCGGCGGCGAGGTGGTGCTGGTGATGTCGAACGGCGGCTTCGGCGGCATCCACGAGAAGCTGCTGAAGGCCCTCGCCGACGGCGGGTGA
- the tatA gene encoding twin-arginine translocase TatA/TatE family subunit: MGFGLGPVEMILIFFVLLLLFGAKRLPELASGMGKGIRDFKRSLNGLDEQSIQANQQQNYLQSAPTTPAASAAEQPAATAGEPKRLG, encoded by the coding sequence ATGGGTTTCGGACTCGGCCCCGTCGAGATGATCCTGATCTTCTTCGTCCTGCTGCTCCTGTTCGGCGCCAAGCGGCTTCCCGAGCTGGCCAGCGGGATGGGCAAGGGGATCCGTGATTTCAAGCGCTCGCTGAACGGCCTCGACGAGCAGTCGATCCAGGCCAACCAGCAGCAGAACTACCTGCAGTCGGCGCCCACCACGCCGGCCGCCTCCGCCGCCGAGCAGCCCGCCGCCACCGCCGGCGAGCCCAAGCGCCTCGGCTGA
- a CDS encoding SusC/RagA family TonB-linked outer membrane protein, with protein MSFSSRLATALGVVAAVAGLAAWSPAAAQQTGTVSGDVTAAGSSEPLSGVSITVSGTNLSVVTNQQGHYVLRNVPGGRAVTLRALRIGYVEQTRSVTVPAGGAATADFRLAVSAVQLAPVVTTATGEARRLTVGNVVGTVDAAQVTQERPIASMSDLLTARVPGVQVLPGNSTGTGGRVRIRGTSSLSLSNDPIYVIDGVRMNSATNSQAIGVGGSTMSRVNDLNPNEIESIEVVKGPSASTLYGTDAANGVIVIRTKRGRVGRPQWSVYTEQGVVTDHNTYPTAYRAWRTGTTATTNSTSANGVQCFLVDVAAARCVQDSVTSFNLFEDSRTTPLGTGRRDLYGLQVSGGSEVLRYFVSSELEAETGVLKIAQFDVDRLNNRGIDIRDEWMHPNALNRGSARANLNVTLSSKADFAVNANYIVLAQRLPQIDNNTTGLQSSAYGGPGFSGNVTATGDSLHGYRAFTPGDIFQETVRQDINRFIGSVTGNYRPFSWLTARGNFGADFTNRVDRDLCRRNNCSDFGSSRLGFKGDYRTAFNVYTVDAAATANAHPTSWLTSGTTVGAQYYRNVFDRNGMYGQILPPGATTVTAASVVTGDESTTESRTLGAFVEENLGINDRLFITGAVRSDRNSAFGADFKTVFYPKLSVSWVVSEEGFFPHMGFLDELRLRTAYGASGVQPGTIDAVQYYAATSGRFDGAELPGVAFSAVGNRSLKPERSTELEMGVDARFFGNRVNTELTYYNKDSRDALIARNLPLSLGTGSTVRFENLGEVRNWGWEWLVNGQLLERSFLGWDVTVSGSHNSNELVDLGGVPPIIGATIQNREGFPLNGFWQRPIKSFSDANGNGIIEVSELVIGDTAEFIGYSQPRTEITFTNGFDLFNRKVRITALFDHKAGNVLLNGTERIRCQSRNNCRGDVDPTAPLEEQARAVAVRSHPSASQAGYMEDASFWRFRELGVTLNAPERFARRFGGRSLSATFSARNLKVWTDYSGIDPESNYGQNDVPTDFQTAPPPSYYTLRVNLGF; from the coding sequence ATGAGTTTCTCGAGTCGTCTAGCCACGGCGCTCGGGGTGGTGGCCGCAGTGGCAGGGCTCGCCGCCTGGAGCCCCGCCGCCGCGCAGCAGACCGGAACGGTCTCGGGTGACGTGACCGCGGCCGGCTCCAGCGAGCCGCTCTCGGGCGTCAGCATCACCGTTTCGGGCACCAACCTGAGCGTGGTGACCAACCAGCAGGGCCACTACGTCCTGCGCAACGTGCCCGGCGGGCGCGCCGTGACCCTGCGCGCCCTGCGCATCGGCTACGTGGAGCAGACCCGCAGCGTGACCGTGCCCGCGGGCGGCGCCGCCACCGCCGACTTCCGCCTGGCCGTGTCGGCCGTGCAGCTGGCCCCCGTGGTGACCACCGCCACCGGCGAGGCGCGCCGCCTGACCGTGGGCAACGTGGTGGGCACCGTCGACGCCGCGCAGGTCACCCAGGAGCGGCCCATCGCCAGCATGTCGGACCTGCTGACCGCCCGCGTGCCGGGCGTGCAGGTGCTTCCCGGCAACTCCACCGGCACCGGCGGCCGCGTGCGCATCCGCGGCACCAGTTCGCTCTCGCTGTCGAACGACCCGATCTACGTGATCGACGGCGTGCGGATGAACTCCGCCACCAACTCGCAGGCGATCGGCGTCGGCGGCTCCACCATGAGCCGCGTGAACGACCTGAACCCCAACGAGATCGAGAGCATCGAGGTGGTGAAGGGGCCCTCGGCCTCGACGCTGTACGGCACCGACGCCGCCAACGGGGTGATCGTGATCCGCACCAAGCGCGGGCGCGTGGGCCGTCCGCAGTGGTCGGTGTACACCGAGCAGGGCGTGGTCACCGACCACAACACCTATCCCACGGCGTACCGCGCCTGGCGCACCGGCACCACCGCCACCACCAACAGCACCAGCGCCAACGGCGTGCAGTGCTTCCTGGTGGACGTGGCCGCGGCCCGCTGCGTTCAGGACAGCGTCACCTCCTTCAACCTGTTCGAGGACAGCCGCACCACGCCGCTGGGCACCGGGCGCCGCGACCTGTACGGGCTGCAGGTGTCGGGCGGCAGCGAGGTGCTGCGCTACTTCGTGTCGAGCGAGCTCGAGGCCGAGACGGGCGTGCTGAAGATCGCCCAGTTCGACGTGGACCGCCTGAACAACCGCGGCATCGACATCCGTGACGAGTGGATGCACCCGAACGCGCTCAACCGCGGCTCGGCGCGCGCCAACCTGAACGTCACGCTGAGCTCCAAGGCCGACTTCGCCGTGAACGCCAACTACATCGTGCTGGCGCAGCGGCTCCCGCAGATCGACAACAACACCACCGGCCTGCAGTCCAGCGCCTACGGCGGCCCGGGCTTCAGCGGCAACGTGACGGCCACCGGCGACTCGCTGCACGGGTACCGGGCCTTCACCCCCGGCGACATCTTCCAGGAGACGGTGCGCCAGGACATCAACCGCTTCATCGGCTCGGTCACCGGCAACTACCGGCCGTTCAGCTGGCTGACCGCGCGCGGCAACTTCGGCGCCGACTTCACCAACCGGGTGGACCGCGACCTGTGCCGCCGCAACAACTGCTCGGACTTCGGCAGCAGCCGCCTGGGCTTCAAGGGCGACTACCGCACCGCCTTCAACGTCTACACGGTCGACGCGGCCGCCACGGCCAACGCGCACCCCACCTCGTGGCTGACCTCGGGGACCACCGTGGGCGCGCAGTACTACCGCAATGTGTTCGACCGCAACGGGATGTACGGCCAGATCCTGCCTCCGGGCGCCACCACGGTGACGGCCGCCTCGGTGGTGACCGGTGACGAGAGCACCACCGAGTCGCGCACCCTGGGCGCCTTCGTCGAGGAGAACCTGGGGATCAACGACCGGCTGTTCATCACCGGCGCGGTGCGCTCGGACCGCAACAGCGCGTTCGGCGCCGACTTCAAGACGGTGTTCTATCCCAAGCTGTCGGTGAGCTGGGTGGTGTCGGAGGAGGGCTTCTTCCCCCACATGGGCTTCCTCGACGAGCTGCGCCTGCGCACCGCCTACGGCGCCAGCGGCGTGCAGCCCGGCACCATCGACGCGGTGCAGTACTACGCCGCCACCTCCGGCCGCTTCGACGGCGCGGAGCTCCCGGGCGTGGCCTTCAGCGCGGTGGGCAACCGCTCGCTGAAGCCCGAGCGCTCGACCGAGCTGGAGATGGGCGTCGACGCCCGCTTCTTCGGCAACCGGGTGAACACCGAGCTGACCTACTACAACAAGGACTCGCGCGACGCCCTGATCGCCCGCAACCTCCCGCTCTCGCTGGGCACCGGCAGCACGGTGCGCTTCGAGAACCTGGGCGAGGTGCGCAACTGGGGGTGGGAGTGGCTGGTGAACGGCCAGCTGCTGGAGCGCTCGTTCCTGGGGTGGGACGTGACGGTGTCGGGGTCGCACAACTCCAACGAGCTGGTCGACCTGGGCGGCGTGCCGCCGATCATCGGCGCCACCATCCAGAACCGCGAGGGCTTCCCGCTGAACGGCTTCTGGCAGCGGCCCATCAAGAGCTTCTCCGACGCCAACGGCAACGGGATCATCGAGGTCAGCGAGCTGGTGATCGGCGACACCGCCGAGTTCATCGGCTACTCGCAGCCGCGCACCGAGATCACCTTCACCAACGGGTTCGACCTGTTCAACCGGAAGGTGCGGATCACGGCGCTGTTCGACCACAAGGCCGGCAACGTGCTGCTGAACGGCACGGAGCGCATCCGCTGCCAGAGCCGCAACAACTGCCGCGGCGACGTGGACCCGACCGCTCCGCTCGAGGAGCAGGCCCGCGCGGTGGCGGTGCGCTCGCACCCGTCGGCGTCGCAGGCGGGGTACATGGAGGACGCCTCGTTCTGGCGCTTCCGCGAGCTGGGCGTGACGCTGAACGCGCCCGAGCGCTTCGCGCGCCGCTTTGGCGGGCGGTCGCTGTCGGCCACCTTCTCGGCCCGCAACCTCAAGGTGTGGACCGACTACAGCGGCATCGACCCCGAGAGCAACTACGGCCAGAACGACGTGCCGACCGACTTCCAGACGGCGCCGCCGCCGAGCTACTACACGCTGCGCGTCAACCTTGGCTTCTGA
- a CDS encoding amidohydrolase family protein encodes MRTLRFLALLLPLALPLAARAQAAPPPQRTLLRPARVFDGAELHEGWAVLVEGNRIAGAGPAASLADVGARVVDLPGTTLIPGMIEGHSHLLLHPYNEASWDEQVLSEPLALRVARATASARATLLAGFTTERDLGTEGAGYADVGLKRAIDEGIIPGPRLIVVTRAMVATGAYGPKGAPEWRLPQGAEEASGPEESARIARDQIGHGADWVKVYADYRLGEGEPARPTFTEAELRAIVDAATSVGRPVVAHAATPEGMRRAVVAGVSTIEHGDEGTPEVFRLMRERKVAYCPTLAATEAVRTYRGWRKGRDPEPPQVTQKKRSFRAALDAGVTICMGGDVGVYTHGDNVREMELMVEYGMTPLQVLMAATSVNARIFRMDDRVGSIRQGLLADLVALEGDPTRDVASWRRVRFVMKDGTVYLGPGAEPR; translated from the coding sequence GGCCGCCCGTGCGCAGGCTGCGCCGCCGCCGCAGCGCACGCTCCTGCGCCCCGCGCGCGTGTTCGACGGCGCCGAGTTGCACGAGGGCTGGGCTGTGCTGGTGGAGGGCAACCGCATCGCCGGCGCGGGGCCGGCGGCGTCGCTCGCGGACGTGGGCGCGCGCGTGGTCGACCTCCCCGGGACCACGCTGATCCCGGGGATGATCGAGGGGCACTCGCACCTCCTCCTCCATCCCTACAACGAGGCCAGCTGGGACGAGCAGGTGCTCTCCGAGCCGCTGGCGCTCCGCGTCGCGCGCGCCACCGCGTCCGCGCGGGCGACCCTCCTCGCCGGCTTCACCACCGAGCGCGACCTGGGCACCGAAGGAGCGGGCTACGCCGACGTCGGCCTCAAGCGCGCGATCGACGAGGGGATCATCCCCGGCCCGCGGCTGATCGTGGTGACGAGGGCGATGGTGGCCACGGGCGCATACGGCCCCAAGGGCGCGCCCGAGTGGCGGCTGCCGCAGGGCGCCGAGGAGGCCAGCGGGCCGGAGGAGTCCGCGAGGATCGCGCGCGACCAGATCGGCCACGGCGCCGACTGGGTGAAGGTGTACGCCGACTACCGCCTGGGCGAGGGCGAGCCCGCACGCCCCACCTTCACCGAGGCCGAGCTGCGCGCCATCGTCGACGCCGCCACCAGCGTCGGCCGCCCCGTCGTGGCGCACGCGGCCACGCCCGAGGGGATGCGCCGCGCGGTGGTGGCCGGCGTCAGCACCATCGAGCACGGCGACGAGGGCACCCCCGAGGTGTTCCGCCTGATGCGCGAGCGCAAGGTCGCCTACTGTCCCACGTTGGCGGCCACGGAGGCGGTCCGGACGTACCGCGGCTGGCGCAAGGGGCGCGACCCCGAGCCGCCGCAGGTGACGCAGAAGAAGCGGAGCTTCCGGGCCGCGCTCGACGCCGGCGTTACCATCTGCATGGGCGGCGACGTGGGCGTGTACACGCACGGCGACAACGTGCGCGAGATGGAGCTGATGGTGGAGTACGGGATGACGCCGCTGCAGGTGCTGATGGCGGCCACCTCGGTGAACGCCCGCATCTTCCGCATGGACGACCGCGTCGGCTCCATCCGCCAGGGGCTGCTGGCCGACCTGGTGGCGCTCGAGGGCGACCCCACGCGCGACGTGGCCTCGTGGCGGCGCGTGCGCTTCGTGATGAAGGACGGCACCGTCTACCTCGGCCCCGGCGCGGAGCCGCGGTGA
- a CDS encoding glycerophosphodiester phosphodiesterase family protein — translation MPSHRRPLILGHRGAPREAPENTMRAFRLALEQGADGIELDVQPSADGVAVVLHDDRLDRTSDARGEVARMTWDEISAARAGGEPVPRLEDVAAWAAEADAFLNVEIKRPGIEAAAVEIVERAGRTDATLFSSFHPESVAEVRRLAPGAHCWLLTEVWTPEVLALARDLGVGGICLHDPLAAPAVLETLRAAKLGVVVWTVDKPGRIRALLRAGVMGVITNRPAAGVAARDEVERDREAAAGG, via the coding sequence GTGCCTTCGCACCGACGCCCGCTCATCCTCGGCCACCGCGGCGCGCCGCGCGAGGCGCCGGAGAACACGATGCGCGCCTTCCGCCTGGCGCTGGAGCAGGGCGCCGACGGGATCGAGCTCGACGTCCAGCCGTCCGCCGACGGGGTGGCGGTCGTCCTGCACGACGACCGCCTCGACCGCACCTCCGACGCGCGCGGCGAGGTGGCGCGGATGACGTGGGACGAGATCTCCGCCGCGCGCGCGGGCGGCGAGCCGGTGCCGCGGCTCGAGGACGTCGCCGCTTGGGCCGCGGAGGCGGACGCGTTCCTGAACGTCGAGATCAAGCGCCCGGGGATCGAGGCCGCCGCGGTGGAGATCGTCGAGCGGGCGGGGCGCACGGACGCGACCCTCTTCTCCTCCTTCCATCCCGAATCCGTGGCGGAGGTCCGGCGGCTGGCGCCCGGCGCGCACTGCTGGCTGCTGACGGAGGTGTGGACGCCAGAGGTGCTGGCGCTGGCGCGCGACCTGGGCGTGGGCGGCATCTGCCTGCACGATCCGCTCGCCGCGCCCGCGGTGCTGGAGACGCTGCGCGCCGCGAAGCTGGGCGTGGTGGTGTGGACGGTGGACAAGCCGGGGCGCATCCGCGCGCTGCTGCGGGCCGGCGTGATGGGCGTCATCACCAATCGCCCCGCGGCGGGCGTGGCGGCGCGCGATGAGGTGGAGCGCGATAGGGAAGCGGCCGCGGGGGGATGA
- a CDS encoding zinc ribbon domain-containing protein yields the protein MTETCSACGAEASGRFCQHCGAAISAACRECGNPLPKGARFCNMCGAAASPTASPAARTSALPWAVAGIAVAALLAVLVIPRLGGRGEQPSAGQPPFAQAPAAQGPVTGGPQGNPAAVDLASMTPREAADRLFNRVMTAVSANDTAQALRFLPMAIAAYERVDSLDADGRYHLGALHLVSGQWAAARAQADTILAASPTHLYGLFVAAQAEAGRGNQAAAKELYRRFLQAYDAETAKKLPEYEEHAQGLPAMKAQAEQAVR from the coding sequence ATGACCGAGACCTGTTCCGCGTGCGGCGCCGAGGCGTCCGGACGCTTCTGCCAGCACTGCGGCGCCGCCATCAGCGCGGCGTGCCGCGAGTGCGGCAACCCGCTCCCCAAGGGGGCGCGCTTCTGTAACATGTGCGGGGCCGCGGCGTCTCCTACGGCGTCGCCGGCGGCACGCACCTCCGCGCTCCCGTGGGCGGTGGCGGGGATCGCCGTGGCGGCGCTGCTGGCGGTGCTGGTAATCCCGCGGCTGGGCGGGCGCGGCGAGCAGCCCTCCGCCGGACAGCCGCCGTTCGCGCAGGCGCCGGCCGCGCAGGGGCCGGTGACGGGCGGGCCGCAGGGGAACCCCGCCGCGGTGGACCTTGCGTCGATGACGCCGCGCGAAGCCGCGGACCGGCTGTTCAACCGCGTGATGACCGCGGTCTCGGCCAACGACACGGCGCAGGCGCTGCGCTTCCTGCCGATGGCCATCGCCGCGTACGAGCGCGTGGACTCGCTGGACGCGGACGGGCGCTACCACCTGGGCGCGCTGCACCTGGTCTCCGGCCAATGGGCCGCGGCGCGCGCGCAGGCGGACACGATCCTGGCCGCCAGCCCCACGCACCTGTACGGGCTCTTCGTCGCGGCGCAGGCGGAGGCGGGGCGCGGCAACCAGGCGGCCGCGAAGGAGCTCTACCGCCGCTTCCTCCAGGCGTACGACGCGGAGACGGCGAAGAAGCTCCCTGAGTACGAGGAGCACGCGCAGGGTCTCCCCGCGATGAAGGCCCAGGCCGAGCAGGCGGTGCGGTAG
- a CDS encoding nucleotidyltransferase domain-containing protein yields the protein MELDQLSAFVGSEARARLLAHFVARPESRLHVRALERATGVGKRSLQAELARLVEMGLVRREREERRVVYVRSGYTPEWRAIEKLVAAYGIPLLLRAALMGVPGVEAAFIFGSLARGDARPDSDVDLLVYGRDIPDGAVSAALADVYFMLERPVDLKLFDRDEFVRWNDPRVSFLPTAVTGPKRWLLGSEDRLPADGRKAA from the coding sequence ATGGAACTGGACCAGCTCTCCGCCTTCGTCGGCTCCGAGGCCCGCGCCCGGCTGCTCGCGCACTTCGTCGCGCGCCCCGAGTCGCGGCTGCACGTGCGTGCGCTGGAGCGCGCGACCGGCGTCGGCAAGCGCTCACTGCAGGCGGAGCTCGCCCGGCTGGTGGAGATGGGGCTCGTCCGCCGCGAGCGCGAGGAGCGGCGCGTCGTCTACGTGCGCAGCGGCTACACGCCCGAGTGGCGCGCGATCGAGAAGCTGGTAGCCGCCTACGGCATCCCGCTCCTGCTGCGCGCGGCGCTGATGGGCGTTCCCGGCGTGGAGGCCGCGTTCATCTTCGGCTCCCTTGCCCGCGGCGACGCCCGCCCCGACAGCGACGTCGACCTGCTGGTCTACGGCCGCGACATTCCCGACGGCGCAGTCTCCGCGGCGCTCGCGGACGTCTACTTCATGCTCGAGCGGCCGGTGGATCTCAAGCTGTTCGACCGGGACGAGTTCGTGCGCTGGAACGACCCGCGCGTCAGCTTCCTTCCCACCGCCGTCACCGGGCCGAAGCGCTGGCTGCTCGGCTCCGAGGACCGCCTTCCCGCGGACGGCAGGAAGGCGGCATGA
- the argR gene encoding arginine repressor, whose protein sequence is MKPQRHAVILELVREQRISSQEALRERLAQRGIEVAQATLSRDIRELGLVKVPDEDGGSVYTLPPGVTDPTPTLARLLPSLYLGADGVGNLLVVKTLVGGAQPIAVGIDWEEWPEVVGTIAGDDTVLVILRDPARREAVTRRIEELAGVER, encoded by the coding sequence TTGAAGCCGCAACGCCACGCCGTCATCCTGGAGCTCGTCCGCGAGCAGCGCATCTCGTCGCAGGAGGCGCTGCGCGAGCGGCTGGCGCAGCGGGGGATCGAGGTGGCGCAGGCCACCCTCTCGCGTGACATCCGCGAGCTGGGGCTGGTGAAGGTGCCCGACGAGGACGGCGGCTCGGTGTACACCCTGCCGCCGGGGGTGACCGACCCCACGCCGACGCTGGCCCGCCTCCTCCCCAGCCTGTACCTGGGCGCCGACGGGGTGGGCAACCTGCTGGTGGTGAAGACGCTGGTGGGGGGCGCGCAGCCCATCGCGGTGGGGATCGACTGGGAGGAGTGGCCCGAGGTGGTGGGCACCATCGCCGGCGACGACACCGTGCTGGTGATCCTCCGCGACCCCGCGCGCCGCGAGGCCGTCACCCGGCGCATCGAGGAGCTGGCCGGGGTGGAGCGCTGA